The genomic DNA CAGAATAAGCGGTTTCTCCAGGGAGTGAATCATCTTCATCGCAGCCACCCATATGGCACCGAATGGCAGCGAAGAACCGATAATACGCAACGACATAATCGCCCCGGCAATAATTAATGCCCATTTGGCGGTCGTTTTGTTCACAAACCAAGGGGTAACAAACAGGAACACAAATTCCAGGAAAACCTGCACAGCGCTCAAATCGCCAAGGAATTGATTTCCTTCCGCTTTGGAACTGAATTGCGATACGAAATATGTGGCAAACTGCTGGTCATATACCTCATAAATTTGGGTCACGCCCACCATAAATAGCATAAGAAACCAGAATTTTGTGGTACGTACGAGATGCAGCACATCCATTAGCTTCAACGATTCTGTTTTCTGCTGCTCCTGTCCGGAAATTTCGACTTTGGTCAGGAAGATACAGATCATAGCAACAACGGCGGATACGGAGGCAATCCAGAAGGTCAGATTTACATTGATATTGATGACCCGTCCCGCAACAAAAGTAGCCGCCGCCCACCCAAGTGAACCCCACATACGAACCCGTCCGTATTCAAAGCCGTATTTGCGCGAAACTTTGTCCATATACGAATCGACGACACCGTTACCTGCATTAAACACCAGGCCGATAAATAGCGCACCGACAATGGCACCAATGACGAACTGCGTTTGAAGCAATGGACCGTACACATAGATAAAAAAGGGTCCGACGAGCAAAAGGATCGTAAAGAGTATGTACAGCAGATGTTTTCTCAAGCCCAGCTTGTCGGATAAGTATCCGAACAGGGGCTGCATGACCAAGGCGACGATTGAGTTAGCCGCGTATAGAAACCCCGTGTAGGTTTCTGAAATCCCCAGGCTCTGCCCCAGCCAAATGACAAAAAAAGACATGGCCGCAGACCATGTAAACAGATAAGCGAAGTTAAAAATACTAAGAGACCAATAGTTGCGTTTTGCCAAATTCATCATGTTCAAGCACCCCTTCAAAGTGTAGCCGCTCAATGTGTTGTAAACGTGATTATGCATTGTCTTTACTATTAATTGTAAGGATTACTCCATTGAATCCATAGGGCACTTTTCCAAGATTTCCTGTGCTTTTCGCAATCAGTTGCTGGATTCTATAGCAACACAAAACAGCCTAACGACGTATATACATCGTTAGGCTGTTTTGTGTAATCGGGTGAGTATAGGGAATTAATTAAAAGATCTAGCCCGGTAAATACCGAGTTAAGGCTGTATCTGGTTAATTACAAATCGTCAAATCCGTTGTCGTCTCCGACCTTGCCGTAATTGCGCGATTTTGCTTCAAAGAAGTCAGTTTTTGTCGCGTTCAGCGCTTCATCCGAGAACGGCTTGATCCAAGGCATACAATTTACGTCTACGCCTTCGTAGGCTTTGTCCATACCAAGCAGTCTCAGGCGCATGTTCGCCATGTACTTGATATAATCGCCCAGTTCGTTCAGGTCGATGCCGCGAACCTCTTTGAGCGTGTAGTGCGCCCAGTTGGTTTCCAGCTCGACTGCTCGGTCGATCATGCGGTAGACATAATCTTTATTTTCCTTCGTGTCCAGCTCAGGAAAATCAGACAGCAATTGCTTGAACACTTCGGCAAAAAAGTAGCAATGCTGATTTTCATCCCGCTGAATATACGAAATCATTTGGCTGGTCGACATCATCTTTTGGTCACGGGCCAAATTATAGAAGAAAGCGAACGTACTATAAAAGAAAATGCCCTCCAGAATCAGGTCCGCCACCATCGCCTGGAAAAAGGTTTGCGGATTTTGCTCATCACGGAACTCCTGGTAAATGTCCGAGATGAATGTGTTGCGCTCCAGCAGTACGGGATCATTTTTCCAATATTCAAAAATTTCCTTCTGCTCCTGATCTGATACCAGAGAGGATAGCACGTAGGAGTAGGACTGGTTATGCACGACCTCCTGCTGCCCGATAATAGCTGACACAGCTTCCAGTGAAGAATCGGTAAAGTAGCGTTTTACATCCCCGACAAACATCGTTTGCATGGAATCCAGCACGGCCAGCAGGCCGATGTTGATTTTGAACGTGCGCTGTTCTTCGGCATCCAGTGTAGGGAATTGAGATGCGTCCTTGGACATCGGGATTTCATCCGGAATCCAGTGGTTGAGCAGCAGCACCTTGTACAGCTTGTACATATGCGGCATGCGGATATCGTTCCAGTTCAAGATACCGGAATTTTCGCCTTCAATAATGCGGGTAGAGCGGTTAGGCGCTTCCGTGTTAAATATCTTTTGTAACTGCATGGGAGATTCTCTCCTTCTTTATATTAGGATGCACAGCTATCGCATTCTTCAATCGTCAGTGCGCGACTGCGTACATAATAGGTTGATTTCATACCTGATTTCCAGGCGTGGATGTGCAGTTCCAGGAATTCAGTAGCTTTGATATCCGGGCGCACATACAGGTTAAAGCTTTGGCCTTGGTCAATATGACGCTGACGGGCAGAGGCCATGTTGATCGAAGCATGCTGATCCAGCAGGAAAGCCGTTTTGTAGTACCAGATTGTTTTTTCATTCAAGTCCGGTGCAGGGTTAGCAATCTTGTAGGTTGTTTTCTCTTCATAGGAAAGCAACTCATACAATGGATCAATGCTGGCCGTAGAACCTGCAATGATGGACGTGGAACCGTTAGGCGCGATGGCGAACAGCCATGCATTGCGAACACCGTTTTGTTTGACTTCTTCGGCAAGCTCACTCCACTCGGACGTGGTGACAAATTTACCTTCACGAGTACCGTCCGTATAACCACGGGATGTGAAATAATGCCCGGAAGACCAGTCAGAGCCTTCAAATTTGGCATAACGGCCTTTTTCCTTCGCCAGCTCCATGCTCGATTTTACAGCCAAATAGTTAATTTTTTCGTATAAATGATCGTTATAGGTTACCGCTTCATCGGATTCCCAACGGATGCCTTCGAGTGCGAGCAGATGATGAAGTCCGAACGTACCCAGACCGACTGCACGATATTGGCTATTCGTATATTGTGCTTGCAGCACCTCAATGTTGTTGATATCAATCACGTTATCCAGCATACGTACCTGAATCGGTACGAGACGATCCAGCACACCTGCCGGAACCGCGCGAGCCAGATGGATGGAGTTCAGGTTGCAGACGACAAAATCGCCAGGGATTTTGGAAATGACAATGCGTGTTTGTCCATCCTTGGTGACTAATTCCTCTTTTTCCACCACGGTCGCCGATTGGTTTTGCATAATTTCCGTGCACAGGTTGGAGGAATATACCATACCGTGGGCGCGGTTCGGGTTCGCACGGTTTACGGTGTCGCGGTAGAACATGTACGGCGTACCTGTTTCCAGTTGTGACTTCATCAGGCGCTTCATAATGTCGATGGCAGGCACCGTAATGCGGGAGAGAATTGGATGCTGTGACGCTTCCTCATACTTCTCGCGGAAGGAACCTGTACCAAAGCCTTCATCGTAAAAATCCTCCAACCCCAGTGGACGGCCGTTGTCATCCTTCCAGTCCATGACCTTCTTCACTTCATGCGGGCAGAACAGATTCCATTCGCCACGAGCTTCCACCCGCTCCATGAACAAATCAGGCAGACATACGCCATGGAAAACATCATGTGCACGCATGCGCTCGTCACCGTTGTTCAGCTTGAGGTCGAGGAATGCAAGAATGTCTTTGTGGAATACGTCCAGATAGACGGCAATTGCGCCTTTACGTGTACCCAGTTGGTCTACGCTGACCGCTGTATTGTTGAGCTGGCGAATCCACGGGATGACGCCGGAGCTTGTATTTTTGTGTCCACGGATGTCGGAGCCACGCGCTCGTACTTTACCAAGGTATACGCCAATGCCGCCGCCCATTTTGCTGAGACGGGCTACATCGGTGTTGGAATCGAAAATGCCTTCCAACGAGTCGTCTACGGTGTCGATGAAGCAGCTGGAGAGCTGTCCGGCGACCTTTTTCCCGGCATTGGACATGGTTGGCGTAGCCGCCGTCATGTACATATTGCTCATCGCCCAGTAAGCTTCCTTCACCAACTCCATGCGCTTGTCGGCAGGCTCCTTGTGCATCAGGTACATTGCGATGATCATATAGCGTTCCTGCGGCAGTTCCATTACGCGTCCGTCAAAATCGTTCGCCAGATAACGCTCGGACAGCGTCAACAGCCCGATATAATCGAACAGCAGATCATTTTTCGGCAAAATGGAGGCACCCAGCTCGTCAATTTGCTCCTTGGTGTAGTAGTCGAGCAGCTCTTGACGATAGATGCCTTTCTTGACCAGCTCGGTAATCAGCGGATAAAAAGCGCCGTAAGGCTCGTCCGCATAGGATTTGTAACGGCGGTGAGTAGCCGCCTTTTTATATAAGGAAGTGAGCAAGGAGCGAGCAGCGGCGAATTTCCAGTCCGGTTCTTCCTTGCTGACCAGTTCAAGCGCAGCCATCGCAAACGCGTTGCTGATTTCGTCGCCCGTGACTTCGTCCCGGCGCAGCTTGCTGGTTACACCGCGAATCAGGCGATCTTTCTCCAGCTTGTCCAATCCGCTGAGCATACGATCGGCATAAACGGAAATACGTATTTCATCAAAAGCCAACTGGCGGTTGTTTGGTTTCGTTACGAGTTGTGGCATAGGATTAATTCCTCGCTTTCCTGACTTGGGAGATAAACTTGAAAATAAATGACAGTGAAAATGAAAAAACGACGCTGAAAATGCCCGGGTTGCTTGCTTGGTTCAGACAGCATTTTGGGGCTGTATGTAATCCAACAACATAGAAATAGCGATGCGCTTGCCAATGAACGGGCGTCAAAACGGTTCCCATGCAATTTATTGGCTACATCACTACATTTAGACGTATTGTAAATATTTAACCCAATATGTTGTGTTGAGAAACTTAAAATTTCAAATAAGCGCAAGGAGTATTATAGCAACATTTGAAGCCATACGTAAAGGAAAAGGAATGGAAACGCCCAAAATGCAGAGAAGTCGCGGGTTGTATTTGAATTGAGGTCGTGTGAACGGTACAATGAATGATAAAGGTGTTTCCTACAGAAACAAGCAGCATACATATGGACTATTTTTATGAGATAAGGTTGCTTTATCGGACATAGGTTTTAGATTTTTAAATTTGTGACGATTTTTAAATTAAAGGGAGGAACTCGGCGATGGCTATTGCAGAAGTGACCGTAATCCCGATTGGAACAGGCAGTACCAGCCTGAGCGACTATGTTGCACAGATGCAGAAAGTGCTGAAGACGCAAAAAGGAATTACTTACGAACTTACCTCCATGAGTACGATTATTGAAGGTTCGCTGGACGATGTGTTCACCGCTATCGCTGCGCTGCATGAAGCGCCATTCCTGTCAGGAGCCAAGCGCGTTTCCACCTCGGTCAAAATCGATGATCGCCGTGACAAAGCTTCCTCCAGTCGCCAAAAGCTCCGTTCCGTCGCAGATAAACTGTCCGGCACCGGGACAGGGAACGTTACCGAATTAAATCCAAATCCTAGTTGATAAAGTGGATGTAAGTGATTGATTTTTATGTAAGGAAGAGTATAATAGTTTTTGTTGTCAGTTACGCTGACCTGCTGGTGTAGCTCAGGGGTAGAGCAACGCACTCGTAATGCGTAGGCCGGGGGTTCAATTCCCTTCACCAGCATTCTATGACACTCAAGCACAGCGCGGCTTCCAAGCTTTTTGGAGGCCGCGCTTTTTTGTTGGAGCGAGCCTTCTTCACAGCCTAACTAATGTTGGCACAAATAGCGTCCACCGGATATGAACATGGGTGAATATTACGGAGCGCGAAGAAGGTGTGGACATTGTAATATATTCATGGGCCATTCTCTCAGTTGTATAGCCTTTTTTCTAGATATATGTTCCAGTCTAGTAAAAACTAGTTGTTCGTCCATGTCTAAATCTAACAATATGCATACACTGAACTATCTTTATAGGGAGGTGTACGTATTGAGTTGTTCAGACAAAAAAAAATGTTGTAAAGGAAAAATCAAAGCTGGATTCCCTTGGAAGAGAAAAAGGAAAAGACAAGAACAGTGCCGAAAAGTTATTAAGAAGATAGTAAAGGTAAAATGTCCCCCACCAGAAGTGAATATTACTACTCCGACAGTGATTGGTCCTACGGGTCCACAAGGCATACCAGGTTCTCAAGGAGTACCTGGACCGGCTGGAGCTATAGGCCCACAAGGCTTTCCTGGCGCTATAGGAGCAGTAGGGGCGGCTGGGCCAACAGGAGCCACAGGTCCAACTGGTCCAGCGGGAGGTCCGGTCGGACCAACAGGTGCTACAGGAGCAGTAGGGGCGGCTGGGCCAACAGGAGCCACAGGTCCAACTGGTCCAGCGGGAGGTCCGGTCGGACCGACAGGTGCTACAGGAGCAGCAGGGGCGGCTGGGCCAACGGGAGCCACCGGCGCTACAGGAGCAGCAGGGGGTGTATTGGGATTTGCAGATTTTTTTGCCTTGATGCCTCCTGATAATGCAGCAACTGTTGCTCCGGGTACAGACGTAAGTTTTCCGCAAAATGGCCCTACCAGCGGGACTACTATTACCCGAACCGGTCCTAGCTCTTTTAATTTAGCAGCAATAGGGACTTATCAGGTGCTCTCTCAGGTTAGCGTAACCGAAGCGGGACAACTCATCTTGACACTCAATGGCGCTGATCTCGCCTATACTGTAGTCGGACGTGCAACAGGTACATCGCAAATCGTAGAAATGGCTATAGTGCAAACGACGGTCATTAATTCCATACTGACTGTTCGAAATCCTGCTGGCAATTCTACTGCACTTACTATTACTCCTCTCGCTGGAGGAGCAAGATCTGTTTCAGCACATCTTGTTATCACACAATTAGCATAGCAAGATATCTTGCATCTAGATAATCTAGAAATTTGCTATCTTTAACTGGACGGCTTTTCTTATGATCATAATTAAAAGAAGGACATACAAACGTCCTCCTCTTCCTCCAGAGTATCCCTCGGCAGAGATAGCGGCCCGCCACGCGTGGCATTTTGCAGACATCCGCTATCAGCGTGTCTTATGGAGGTTGTTTCAGAAACCATTGACCAGCTACGCTCTATGGATAGCATGACTTTTTTGCTTAGTGAACTGCTATGGTTGGAAGGGGAGGGACGAAGTGACATCCCGTTGAATCTCGTGAAGAACAAAGGATAACATTTACAGGGATTTTTGTCGTAGAAGGAATCGTTATATTGTTCACCGAATGAAATATTGAGGTGATCGTCTTGAAACGTACGTGTGACATTTGAGGATTATGGCGGAGTGGTGGAGGAGATTACGCCAGAGTCGGTTAAGATCGCCAGTAAAGATTTTATACGAGAACAGTTTGAATTCCGGGTAGACCTAACGGGAGGAGAACAATTTGAATGATCTTAAAACCCCGATTTTAAAAGAAACATTAAAGCACATGGAGAGGTTAAAGGTAACGTTTTCACTCCCTTCCAAGGCAGACGTAGGCTTTAAATTCAGTGTTACGTTCGGGACTCGTTTTGCATAAAGTTGGGCGGAGGCATGGGTACAGCGTGACTCCCAAGCTTTTTGGAGGCCACGATTTTTTGTTGAAATGAGCGTAATTACATAAATATTCCAGGGAATTGTTTAGCGATTGCGTCAGTGATCATATCCGCCATCTCTAACGCTTCCGCCTCGATTTTATCATATACCTGAACACTTGTTTTATAATCCTTGGTGATCATGGAGACAGCCTCTGACTTTGTTAAGGCTAAGTGTTCGTAGAACATTTTCCTAAATTCTTCTTTAGGTAGATAGGGATTGATGCGGCTTAAAAATTCGGAGATTTCATCGGCGTTGGAGTACCACTTTTTTTCTGTGGCTGCAACCAGATTTTGATCTCCTGCTATGGCTGCTTTAACAAGATCCGCAGCAAGGACTAAATGTTCCCTAATTAAGTTACTGTATGTTTGAGCAACATGATCACCATAAAAAGGTCGAAGTGAATTCCCCATATCTGTTGCATTTTGAAGAAGCCGGGCGGTAACCACGTTCACATCAGGTAAATGAAAGACCAAGCTAAGGATAGTCATCCTAGTCCAGGCTATATGTTGTTCCCACAGCATACGCATGAAGCTTTTCAATTCAACCTTCGCCTTGCTTACACGTTGAGGATTTTTGGTCATTAGATGAGCAGGTGTTACTTGATCCGATCGCCAATAATGATCGTATGGTTGTATTACATAAGGAAATACACCCGTTGAATAAGGAAACACACTTTTTCACTCCTTGTTTCCATAAATTTGTATACCACATGCATCTGCATATATAGTGCTACATTATTCGAACTTATATGGTTGGGTGAATGTCCATTAAAAAAGTAATCTTCTAGCAGAACTTCTAAACAACCTCTGAATTAGGTTAGTATTAGGCGTGGGATTCGATATACATAATGACAAGGCATATTCCATATGACTAAGTAAGTGCTTTTTGCTCACATAGAGGAGGGATATGATTGGATGCCTTCGTTGCACGCTCATTAGATGAGATACGGTTTTGGTCCAGGATCATGAAGGCGCATTCATTTTTTCTGGGGTTAGGTTTTAGAGCTGAAGATACTCAACTCATTACAGAAGCCCATCAGTTTTACGCTATTTTTGAGGATATTGAGAGAAGATCACACGATTTTAATATCCATACAGACCCTCACACAATCAAAGAGTTTAATACGGAGGTCCGGAAT from Paenibacillus sp. FSL R10-2782 includes the following:
- a CDS encoding ribonucleotide-diphosphate reductase subunit beta; this translates as MQLQKIFNTEAPNRSTRIIEGENSGILNWNDIRMPHMYKLYKVLLLNHWIPDEIPMSKDASQFPTLDAEEQRTFKINIGLLAVLDSMQTMFVGDVKRYFTDSSLEAVSAIIGQQEVVHNQSYSYVLSSLVSDQEQKEIFEYWKNDPVLLERNTFISDIYQEFRDEQNPQTFFQAMVADLILEGIFFYSTFAFFYNLARDQKMMSTSQMISYIQRDENQHCYFFAEVFKQLLSDFPELDTKENKDYVYRMIDRAVELETNWAHYTLKEVRGIDLNELGDYIKYMANMRLRLLGMDKAYEGVDVNCMPWIKPFSDEALNATKTDFFEAKSRNYGKVGDDNGFDDL
- a CDS encoding ribonucleoside-diphosphate reductase subunit alpha, whose product is MPQLVTKPNNRQLAFDEIRISVYADRMLSGLDKLEKDRLIRGVTSKLRRDEVTGDEISNAFAMAALELVSKEEPDWKFAAARSLLTSLYKKAATHRRYKSYADEPYGAFYPLITELVKKGIYRQELLDYYTKEQIDELGASILPKNDLLFDYIGLLTLSERYLANDFDGRVMELPQERYMIIAMYLMHKEPADKRMELVKEAYWAMSNMYMTAATPTMSNAGKKVAGQLSSCFIDTVDDSLEGIFDSNTDVARLSKMGGGIGVYLGKVRARGSDIRGHKNTSSGVIPWIRQLNNTAVSVDQLGTRKGAIAVYLDVFHKDILAFLDLKLNNGDERMRAHDVFHGVCLPDLFMERVEARGEWNLFCPHEVKKVMDWKDDNGRPLGLEDFYDEGFGTGSFREKYEEASQHPILSRITVPAIDIMKRLMKSQLETGTPYMFYRDTVNRANPNRAHGMVYSSNLCTEIMQNQSATVVEKEELVTKDGQTRIVISKIPGDFVVCNLNSIHLARAVPAGVLDRLVPIQVRMLDNVIDINNIEVLQAQYTNSQYRAVGLGTFGLHHLLALEGIRWESDEAVTYNDHLYEKINYLAVKSSMELAKEKGRYAKFEGSDWSSGHYFTSRGYTDGTREGKFVTTSEWSELAEEVKQNGVRNAWLFAIAPNGSTSIIAGSTASIDPLYELLSYEEKTTYKIANPAPDLNEKTIWYYKTAFLLDQHASINMASARQRHIDQGQSFNLYVRPDIKATEFLELHIHAWKSGMKSTYYVRSRALTIEECDSCAS
- a CDS encoding MTH1187 family thiamine-binding protein; the protein is MAIAEVTVIPIGTGSTSLSDYVAQMQKVLKTQKGITYELTSMSTIIEGSLDDVFTAIAALHEAPFLSGAKRVSTSVKIDDRRDKASSSRQKLRSVADKLSGTGTGNVTELNPNPS
- a CDS encoding acetylglutamate kinase, whose product is MTKNPQRVSKAKVELKSFMRMLWEQHIAWTRMTILSLVFHLPDVNVVTARLLQNATDMGNSLRPFYGDHVAQTYSNLIREHLVLAADLVKAAIAGDQNLVAATEKKWYSNADEISEFLSRINPYLPKEEFRKMFYEHLALTKSEAVSMITKDYKTSVQVYDKIEAEALEMADMITDAIAKQFPGIFM
- a CDS encoding oligosaccharide MFS transporter gives rise to the protein MMNLAKRNYWSLSIFNFAYLFTWSAAMSFFVIWLGQSLGISETYTGFLYAANSIVALVMQPLFGYLSDKLGLRKHLLYILFTILLLVGPFFIYVYGPLLQTQFVIGAIVGALFIGLVFNAGNGVVDSYMDKVSRKYGFEYGRVRMWGSLGWAAATFVAGRVININVNLTFWIASVSAVVAMICIFLTKVEISGQEQQKTESLKLMDVLHLVRTTKFWFLMLFMVGVTQIYEVYDQQFATYFVSQFSSKAEGNQFLGDLSAVQVFLEFVFLFVTPWFVNKTTAKWALIIAGAIMSLRIIGSSLPFGAIWVAAMKMIHSLEKPLILVAIFKYITVNFDQRLSSTMYLLYLFMGSLVVSVFSPIVGHMYEVLNFPITYLILGSIAGLFTIISCFTLTADKKNGERYLEERRKQDLKRAIKKADTVHS
- a CDS encoding collagen-like protein, producing the protein MNITTPTVIGPTGPQGIPGSQGVPGPAGAIGPQGFPGAIGAVGAAGPTGATGPTGPAGGPVGPTGATGAVGAAGPTGATGPTGPAGGPVGPTGATGAAGAAGPTGATGATGAAGGVLGFADFFALMPPDNAATVAPGTDVSFPQNGPTSGTTITRTGPSSFNLAAIGTYQVLSQVSVTEAGQLILTLNGADLAYTVVGRATGTSQIVEMAIVQTTVINSILTVRNPAGNSTALTITPLAGGARSVSAHLVITQLA